A genomic region of Deinococcus aestuarii contains the following coding sequences:
- a CDS encoding AAA family ATPase: MKLDRLQVQGFKSLHAVDIQLGNLNVLIGANGAGKSNFIALFRLLHEMVEGRFQLSVAQAGGASVFLHAGPEPAERIRLMLAFGPNAYTCNWVPTSDDRLIFEREVVFFSGDFADTKRELGSGQRESLLRQVNPGGYTVESYVYNSLRSWHVYHFHDTSDSAAVKRAGDINDDLELHTDAANLAAFLRRLELKAPSNYQAIRSTVRRVAPFFDDFLLRPTTHNEDRIRLEWRSFGSSRPFLASQLSDGTLRFICLVTVLLQPKLPDVILIDEPELGLHPYAIELLAGLMRSVSTRTQLIVSTQSVPLVNQILPEDVIVVDRQGPESVLRRLRSEDLAGWLEDYSLGELWEKNVLGGRPFPNPLLPSSPRSDE; this comes from the coding sequence ATGAAGCTTGATCGCCTGCAGGTTCAGGGCTTCAAGTCCCTTCATGCTGTGGACATCCAGTTGGGCAACTTGAATGTGCTGATCGGTGCCAACGGTGCGGGAAAGAGCAACTTCATCGCCCTCTTCCGGCTGCTGCACGAGATGGTGGAGGGGCGTTTCCAGCTCTCGGTGGCCCAGGCCGGCGGGGCCAGCGTCTTCCTTCACGCGGGGCCGGAGCCAGCCGAACGGATTCGGCTGATGCTGGCCTTCGGCCCGAACGCATATACCTGCAATTGGGTGCCCACCTCCGATGACCGCCTGATCTTCGAACGGGAGGTCGTGTTCTTCTCGGGCGACTTCGCGGACACCAAGAGAGAACTGGGCAGCGGCCAACGTGAAAGCCTGCTGCGCCAGGTCAACCCTGGTGGATATACAGTCGAGTCCTACGTGTACAACAGCCTCAGGAGCTGGCACGTCTACCACTTCCACGACACCAGTGACAGCGCCGCCGTCAAGCGTGCTGGAGACATCAACGACGATCTGGAACTGCATACCGACGCCGCCAACCTGGCCGCGTTCCTGCGCCGGCTGGAGCTGAAGGCGCCCTCGAATTACCAGGCCATCCGCTCCACTGTCCGTCGCGTCGCCCCCTTCTTTGACGACTTCCTGCTGCGGCCGACCACGCACAACGAGGACAGGATCCGCCTGGAGTGGCGGAGCTTCGGCTCCAGCCGACCCTTCCTCGCCAGCCAGCTCTCCGACGGCACCCTGCGGTTCATCTGCCTGGTCACCGTGCTGCTGCAACCCAAGCTTCCGGACGTCATTCTCATCGACGAGCCTGAGTTGGGCCTGCATCCGTACGCCATCGAACTCCTCGCTGGGCTGATGCGCTCCGTCTCCACCCGGACACAGCTGATCGTGTCGACGCAGTCGGTGCCGCTGGTCAACCAGATCCTTCCCGAGGACGTCATCGTCGTGGACCGTCAAGGTCCGGAAAGCGTGTTGCGCCGACTGCGCTCGGAGGACCTCGCCGGGTGGCTCGAAGACTATTCCCTGGGCGAACTGTGGGAGAAGAACGTCCTCGGGGGACGCCCCTTCCCCAATCCGCTGCTCCCGTCCTCTCCACGAAGCGATGAGTAG
- a CDS encoding DUF4276 family protein: MSRSSFVRVNIVVEGHTEEEFVGGLLAPHLAGFNVYVTARRVLTSRQSVFEKGVSRDQDGEA; this comes from the coding sequence ATGAGTAGATCTTCCTTCGTCCGCGTCAACATCGTGGTGGAGGGTCATACGGAGGAGGAGTTCGTCGGTGGGCTCCTGGCCCCTCACCTCGCGGGGTTCAACGTCTACGTGACGGCGCGCCGGGTCCTGACCAGCCGTCAGAGCGTGTTTGAAAAGGGTGTCAGCAGGGATCAAGACGGCGAAGCATGA